A DNA window from Streptomyces sp. CA-278952 contains the following coding sequences:
- a CDS encoding DUF5324 family protein, which translates to MTRIDSVRAATDSAKDSAQHAAEVVAPYADTAKKQAAHYAHEARTQLAPKVTKAAKQARVQYASHLAPRLEQARTHVPPRVDEAAHRAAASTRKAARSAADYTAPRVEHARSVALPVAEQASARSAAALAALRTQVTAKEIQKLARKHQRRAKAGRAAKGFLVLGVLAGGAYAAWRWWDKQANPDWLVEPPVATEVGDERSPLSSVDGSARADLDPEVKAKQAEAESGEGDTPGLDDRP; encoded by the coding sequence GTGACCCGCATCGACAGCGTGCGCGCCGCAACCGACTCGGCGAAGGACAGCGCGCAGCACGCCGCGGAAGTGGTGGCGCCTTACGCCGACACAGCCAAGAAGCAGGCGGCCCACTACGCGCACGAGGCTCGTACGCAACTCGCGCCGAAGGTGACGAAGGCCGCCAAGCAGGCCCGTGTGCAGTACGCGTCCCACCTCGCACCTCGCCTCGAACAGGCCCGTACCCACGTGCCGCCCAGGGTCGACGAGGCCGCGCACCGCGCGGCGGCCTCCACCCGTAAGGCCGCACGGAGCGCCGCCGACTACACCGCCCCCCGCGTCGAGCACGCCCGGTCGGTGGCCCTGCCCGTCGCCGAGCAGGCTTCCGCCCGCAGCGCGGCCGCCCTCGCGGCGCTGCGCACCCAGGTGACGGCCAAGGAGATCCAGAAGCTGGCCAGAAAGCACCAGCGGCGGGCCAAGGCGGGCCGGGCCGCGAAGGGGTTCCTGGTGCTGGGCGTCCTGGCCGGCGGCGCCTACGCCGCCTGGCGCTGGTGGGACAAGCAGGCCAACCCGGACTGGCTGGTCGAACCGCCCGTCGCCACCGAGGTGGGCGACGAGCGTTCGCCGCTCAGCTCGGTCGACGGCAGCGCCCGGGCCGACCTCGACCCGGAGGTCAAGGCCAAGCAGGCCGAGGCCGAGTCGGGCGAGGGGGACACCCCCGGCCTCGACGACCGGCCCTGA
- a CDS encoding peptidylprolyl isomerase, translating to MAEQLYATLKTNQGDIEIRLLPNHAPKTVRNFVELATGQREWVNPETGEKSTDRLYDGTVFHRVISGFMIQGGDPLGNGTGGPGYKFADEFHPELGFTQPYLLAMANAGPGTNGSQFFLTVSPTAWLTGKHTIFGEVSGEAGRKVVDAIAATPTNPRTDRPLRDVVIESVVVETR from the coding sequence GTGGCCGAGCAGCTTTACGCCACCTTGAAGACCAATCAGGGCGACATCGAGATTCGGCTTCTGCCGAACCACGCGCCCAAGACGGTCCGGAACTTCGTCGAGCTGGCCACCGGGCAGCGCGAGTGGGTCAACCCGGAGACGGGCGAGAAATCCACGGACCGGTTGTACGACGGCACCGTCTTCCACCGCGTCATCAGCGGTTTCATGATCCAGGGCGGCGATCCGCTGGGCAACGGCACCGGCGGCCCGGGCTACAAGTTCGCCGACGAGTTCCACCCGGAGCTGGGCTTCACGCAGCCGTATCTGCTGGCCATGGCGAACGCGGGCCCGGGGACGAACGGGTCGCAGTTCTTCCTGACCGTGTCCCCCACCGCCTGGCTGACCGGCAAGCACACCATCTTCGGCGAGGTGTCCGGCGAGGCCGGCCGCAAGGTCGTCGACGCCATCGCGGCCACCCCGACCAATCCGCGCACCGACCGTCCGCTGCGGGACGTGGTGATCGAGTCCGTGGTCGTCGAGACCCGCTGA
- a CDS encoding rhomboid family intramembrane serine protease, with translation MDQQPPGDRAATGSGAPTPTCYRHPDRGTGISCTRCERPICPECMVSASVGFQCPDCVRQGSGTGHHPAAGRPRTLAGGPVAADPRLVTKILLGINLAVFLLVSVRPALVGDLTLLGLAWDPSPPPGSVEGVAEGQWYRLVTSMFLHQEVVHIGFNMLGLWWLGGQLEAALGRSRYLALYLLSGLAGSALTYLIAAPNQGSLGASGAVYGLFGATAVLMRRMNYDMRPVLVLLAINMVFTFTWGGIAWEAHVGGLIAGVVIAIGMVHAPRERRTAVQAGVCALVLLVTAGMIVARTMSLT, from the coding sequence ATGGACCAGCAGCCGCCGGGGGACCGTGCCGCCACGGGAAGCGGGGCGCCGACGCCGACCTGCTACCGCCACCCCGACCGCGGGACCGGCATCAGCTGTACGCGCTGCGAGCGGCCCATCTGCCCCGAGTGCATGGTCAGCGCCTCGGTCGGCTTCCAGTGCCCCGACTGCGTACGCCAGGGCTCGGGCACCGGGCACCACCCGGCGGCCGGTCGGCCGCGGACGCTGGCGGGCGGCCCGGTGGCCGCCGATCCGCGCCTGGTCACCAAGATCCTGCTCGGCATCAATCTGGCCGTCTTCCTCCTGGTCTCCGTCCGCCCCGCGCTGGTGGGCGATCTGACGCTGCTCGGGCTGGCGTGGGACCCGAGCCCGCCGCCGGGATCCGTCGAGGGCGTCGCCGAGGGCCAGTGGTACCGCCTGGTGACCTCGATGTTCCTGCACCAGGAAGTGGTGCACATCGGGTTCAACATGCTGGGGCTGTGGTGGCTCGGCGGACAGCTGGAGGCCGCGCTCGGCCGCTCCCGCTATCTCGCGCTCTATCTGCTGTCCGGTCTCGCCGGCAGCGCCCTGACCTATCTGATCGCCGCGCCCAACCAGGGTTCGCTCGGGGCGTCCGGTGCGGTCTACGGCCTGTTCGGCGCCACCGCCGTGCTGATGCGCCGGATGAACTACGACATGCGTCCGGTGCTGGTGCTGCTGGCGATCAACATGGTCTTCACCTTCACCTGGGGCGGCATCGCCTGGGAGGCGCACGTCGGCGGTCTGATCGCGGGCGTCGTCATCGCCATCGGCATGGTCCACGCCCCGCGCGAGCGGCGTACGGCGGTGCAGGCCGGTGTCTGTGCGCTCGTCCTGCTGGTGACGGCCGGGATGATCGTCGCCCGCACGATGTCGCTCACCTGA
- the crgA gene encoding cell division protein CrgA, which translates to MPKSRIRKKADFTPPPAKQATTIKLTNRSWVAPVMLALFLIGLVWIVVFYVTEGDLPVDALGNWNIVVGFGFIAGGFAVSTQWK; encoded by the coding sequence GTGCCGAAGTCACGTATCCGCAAGAAGGCCGACTTCACGCCGCCCCCGGCGAAGCAGGCAACGACCATCAAGCTGACCAACCGCAGTTGGGTCGCTCCGGTGATGCTGGCCCTGTTCCTCATCGGGCTGGTCTGGATCGTGGTGTTCTACGTGACCGAGGGTGATCTCCCGGTCGACGCCCTGGGCAACTGGAACATCGTGGTCGGCTTCGGCTTCATCGCCGGCGGATTCGCCGTGTCGACGCAGTGGAAGTGA
- a CDS encoding DUF881 domain-containing protein, which yields MSNSADSPEGPARRTSAWAVRGLTAAVFALAGLIFVTSANTAKGTNLRSDSSLLKLSDLIRERSENNGELNDAVAGARADVDALAQRDDGSTKAEDARLKALEKAAGTTKISGDSVSVTLDDAPPDATANPGYPEPQPNDLVIHQQDLQAVVNALWQGGARGIQVMDQRLISTSAVRCVGNTLILQGRVYSPPYKVTAVGDPGKLKQALNDSTAIQNYLLYVKAYGLGWKVDDNEAVTLPGYSGTVDLHYAQPVE from the coding sequence TTGAGCAATTCCGCCGACTCCCCAGAAGGCCCGGCCCGGCGCACCTCCGCGTGGGCGGTCCGGGGCCTCACCGCTGCGGTTTTCGCCCTGGCCGGACTCATCTTCGTCACCAGCGCCAACACCGCCAAGGGCACCAATCTGCGCAGCGACTCCTCCCTGCTCAAGCTCTCCGACCTGATCAGGGAGCGCAGCGAGAACAACGGCGAGCTGAACGACGCGGTCGCCGGCGCCCGCGCGGACGTCGACGCCCTCGCCCAGCGCGACGACGGCTCCACCAAGGCCGAGGACGCCCGGCTGAAGGCCCTGGAGAAGGCGGCCGGCACCACGAAGATCAGCGGCGACTCCGTCAGCGTGACGCTCGACGACGCGCCCCCCGACGCCACCGCCAACCCCGGCTACCCCGAGCCCCAGCCCAACGACCTGGTCATCCACCAGCAGGACCTGCAGGCCGTGGTGAACGCGCTGTGGCAGGGCGGGGCGCGGGGGATCCAGGTGATGGACCAGCGGCTGATCTCCACCAGCGCCGTCCGCTGCGTGGGCAACACGCTCATCCTCCAGGGCCGCGTCTACTCCCCGCCGTACAAGGTCACCGCGGTCGGTGACCCGGGCAAGCTCAAGCAGGCGCTCAACGACTCCACCGCGATCCAGAACTACCTGCTGTACGTGAAGGCGTACGGGCTGGGCTGGAAAGTCGACGACAACGAGGCGGTGACTCTTCCCGGGTACTCGGGCACAGTGGATCTCCACTACGCGCAGCCTGTGGAGTGA
- a CDS encoding class E sortase, with protein MSVRVVVRTFSELCITAGALIILFVVYFLFWTGVQAADAAEGEIDTLRSQWAHEPVAPAPPPASPETSPSTTPDADRTPDPGPAPYRAGKPFATMHIPRFGADWEWPVLENTAVTTLQKGLGHYSGTARPGDTGNFAVAGHRRTYGDPFKDFPRLRPGDAVVVNDGTTWFTYRIARKPYRTVPTDTAVVAPVPRGSGFEDAGRYLTLTTCEPEWGSSHRLIAWAHLDATRPVSGGRPPELSG; from the coding sequence GTGTCGGTGCGAGTCGTCGTCAGAACCTTCAGCGAACTCTGCATCACCGCGGGGGCGCTGATCATCCTCTTCGTCGTCTACTTCCTGTTCTGGACAGGTGTGCAGGCGGCCGACGCGGCCGAGGGCGAGATCGACACCCTCCGGAGCCAGTGGGCCCATGAGCCCGTGGCGCCGGCCCCACCGCCCGCCTCCCCGGAGACGTCCCCCTCCACGACCCCGGACGCGGACCGGACCCCGGACCCGGGCCCAGCCCCGTACCGCGCCGGAAAGCCCTTCGCGACGATGCACATCCCGCGCTTCGGCGCCGACTGGGAGTGGCCCGTCCTGGAGAACACCGCGGTCACCACCCTGCAGAAGGGGCTCGGGCACTACAGCGGAACGGCCCGCCCCGGTGACACGGGCAACTTCGCGGTGGCCGGGCACCGGCGGACGTACGGTGACCCCTTCAAGGACTTCCCGCGGCTGCGGCCCGGGGACGCGGTGGTCGTGAACGACGGGACGACCTGGTTCACGTACCGCATCGCGAGGAAGCCGTACCGGACCGTGCCCACCGACACCGCCGTCGTCGCCCCGGTGCCCCGCGGCTCCGGCTTCGAGGACGCCGGACGCTATCTGACGCTCACCACGTGCGAGCCGGAATGGGGCAGCAGCCACCGGCTGATCGCCTGGGCGCATCTGGACGCCACGCGGCCGGTGAGCGGCGGAAGGCCCCCGGAACTCTCCGGCTGA
- a CDS encoding aminodeoxychorismate/anthranilate synthase component II, producing the protein MSARVLVVDNYDSFVFNLVQYLYQLGAECEVLRNDEVTPAHAQDGFDGVLLSPGPGTPEQAGVCVEMVRHCADTGVPVFGVCLGMQSMAVAYGGVVDRAPELLHGKTSPVTHEGKGVFAGLPSPFTATRYHSLAAEPGALPPELEVTARTADGIIMGLRHRDRAVEGVQFHPESVLTEHGHLMLANWLEQCGDQGAVARSAGLAPVVGKAAA; encoded by the coding sequence GTGAGCGCACGCGTCCTCGTCGTGGACAACTACGACAGCTTCGTGTTCAACCTCGTCCAGTACCTCTACCAGCTCGGCGCCGAGTGCGAGGTGCTGCGCAACGACGAGGTGACCCCCGCCCACGCGCAGGACGGCTTCGACGGGGTCCTGCTCTCCCCGGGCCCCGGGACGCCCGAACAGGCAGGTGTCTGCGTCGAAATGGTGCGTCACTGCGCGGACACCGGCGTCCCGGTCTTCGGCGTCTGCCTGGGAATGCAGTCGATGGCGGTCGCGTACGGCGGCGTCGTCGACCGGGCCCCCGAACTGCTGCACGGCAAGACCTCCCCCGTGACCCACGAGGGCAAGGGCGTCTTCGCCGGACTGCCGTCCCCCTTCACCGCGACGCGCTACCACTCGCTCGCCGCCGAACCCGGCGCGCTGCCCCCGGAGCTGGAGGTCACCGCCCGCACGGCGGACGGCATCATCATGGGGCTGCGCCACCGCGACCGGGCGGTGGAGGGCGTGCAGTTCCACCCCGAGTCGGTGCTCACCGAACACGGCCACCTGATGCTCGCCAACTGGCTGGAGCAGTGCGGAGACCAGGGGGCCGTCGCGCGGTCGGCGGGGCTCGCGCCGGTGGTGGGCAAGGCCGCCGCGTGA
- a CDS encoding class E sortase — translation MTVGRPGHEAGPEGPHAQGGYGADGAFVAAVDGLADPLSDPLPGGHASPWFRADNIPDGPGPGPGSAPGPVPAPGPGAPESVSASVLGHVPDPVPGHVPTAVSSHEAGYTAHQGPQRPQGAPNEWYDPAGYQRDWYGPQEPSARMAPAEGPAPDLPAEPRTEVMAAVAGGPAEPRTEVISRIPAEPGPGPGTASRPGPPPSGGRAERRRAAKGRGRRRPEPVVEQAAPAAPMSRMEARRAAKAAKDSPAVVASRVVGEVFISLGVLMLLFVTYQLWWTNIRAEQIAGKETNRIQDEWAKGDRKPGVFAPGQGFAIMHIPKLDVVAPIAEGIDKEKVLDRGMLGHYGEGRLKTAMPSDKQGNFSVAGHRNTHGEPFRYINKLEPGDPIVVETQDAYYTYEMASILPQTAPSNISVIEPVPVGSGFDGPGRYLTMTTCTPEFTSTYRLIVWGKMVDERPRSQGKPDALVG, via the coding sequence GTGACCGTAGGCCGCCCCGGGCACGAGGCCGGACCGGAGGGCCCCCACGCGCAAGGGGGGTACGGGGCCGACGGCGCGTTCGTGGCAGCGGTGGACGGCCTCGCGGATCCGCTGAGCGATCCGCTGCCCGGCGGGCACGCCTCACCGTGGTTCCGGGCGGACAACATCCCGGACGGCCCGGGGCCGGGCCCCGGGTCAGCTCCCGGGCCGGTGCCCGCACCAGGCCCCGGAGCGCCGGAGTCGGTGTCGGCGTCCGTGCTCGGCCACGTACCGGATCCCGTGCCCGGACACGTACCGACGGCGGTGTCGTCGCACGAGGCCGGTTACACGGCTCACCAAGGGCCTCAGCGGCCCCAGGGAGCCCCGAACGAGTGGTACGACCCCGCCGGGTACCAGCGCGACTGGTACGGGCCGCAGGAGCCGTCTGCGCGCATGGCTCCGGCCGAGGGACCGGCCCCGGACCTCCCCGCCGAACCGCGCACCGAAGTCATGGCCGCCGTCGCCGGAGGGCCCGCCGAGCCCCGCACCGAAGTCATCAGCCGCATACCGGCCGAGCCCGGTCCCGGTCCCGGGACGGCTTCCCGCCCCGGGCCGCCTCCCTCCGGTGGGCGGGCCGAGCGGAGGCGGGCGGCCAAGGGACGCGGCCGGCGGCGCCCGGAACCGGTCGTCGAACAGGCCGCCCCGGCCGCCCCGATGTCCCGGATGGAGGCCCGGCGCGCGGCCAAGGCGGCCAAGGACAGCCCGGCGGTCGTCGCCAGCCGGGTGGTCGGCGAGGTGTTCATATCGCTGGGCGTCCTGATGCTGCTGTTCGTCACCTACCAGCTCTGGTGGACCAACATCCGGGCCGAGCAGATCGCCGGCAAGGAGACGAACCGCATCCAGGACGAGTGGGCCAAGGGCGACCGGAAGCCCGGGGTGTTCGCACCCGGCCAGGGCTTCGCGATCATGCACATCCCCAAGCTGGACGTCGTCGCCCCGATCGCCGAGGGCATCGACAAGGAGAAGGTGCTCGACCGGGGGATGCTCGGCCATTACGGCGAAGGCAGGCTCAAGACCGCGATGCCCTCCGACAAGCAGGGCAACTTCTCCGTGGCCGGCCACCGCAACACCCACGGCGAGCCGTTCCGCTACATCAACAAGCTCGAACCCGGCGACCCGATCGTGGTCGAGACCCAGGACGCGTATTACACGTACGAGATGGCCAGCATCCTCCCGCAGACCGCGCCGTCCAACATCTCGGTGATCGAGCCGGTACCGGTGGGTTCCGGGTTCGACGGCCCGGGCCGGTACCTCACGATGACGACCTGCACCCCGGAATTCACGAGTACCTACCGGCTGATCGTCTGGGGCAAGATGGTCGACGAACGGCCGCGCAGCCAGGGAAAGCCCGACGCGCTCGTCGGCTGA
- a CDS encoding class E sortase — MAARTEHDERADTSPSQLDAPAARRRGRHPVQTAVSVFGELLITAGLVLALFVAYSLWWTNVLADREAGRQGDTVRSRWADGPGALDTKDGIGFLHVPAMKNGEILVKKGTEPETLNNGIAGYYTDPVESALPWDDEGNFTLAAHRDGHGAKFHNIHKLENGDPVVFETKDTWYVYKVYKKLPETSKFNVDVIQPVPEESGVKEPGRYITLTTCTPVYTSKYRYIVWGELERTEKVDKDRTKPVELR; from the coding sequence GTGGCAGCGAGGACCGAGCACGACGAGCGGGCCGACACGTCTCCCTCCCAGTTGGACGCGCCCGCGGCGCGCCGGCGAGGCCGCCACCCCGTCCAGACGGCCGTCAGCGTCTTCGGCGAACTGCTGATCACCGCGGGCCTGGTGCTCGCGCTGTTCGTCGCGTACTCCCTGTGGTGGACCAATGTGCTCGCCGACCGCGAGGCCGGCAGACAGGGCGACACGGTCCGCAGCAGATGGGCGGACGGACCCGGCGCCCTGGACACCAAGGACGGCATCGGCTTCCTGCACGTGCCCGCCATGAAGAACGGCGAGATCCTGGTCAAGAAGGGCACCGAGCCCGAGACCCTGAACAACGGCATCGCGGGCTACTACACGGACCCGGTCGAGTCGGCCCTCCCCTGGGACGACGAGGGCAACTTCACGCTGGCCGCGCACCGCGACGGGCACGGAGCGAAGTTCCACAACATCCACAAGCTGGAGAACGGCGATCCGGTCGTCTTCGAGACCAAGGACACCTGGTACGTCTACAAGGTCTACAAGAAGCTCCCCGAGACGTCGAAGTTCAACGTGGACGTGATCCAGCCGGTCCCGGAGGAGTCGGGCGTCAAGGAACCGGGCCGCTACATCACGTTGACGACCTGCACGCCGGTCTACACCTCGAAGTACCGGTACATCGTGTGGGGCGAGCTGGAGCGTACGGAGAAGGTCGACAAGGACCGCACCAAGCCGGTCGAGCTGCGCTGA
- the pknB gene encoding Stk1 family PASTA domain-containing Ser/Thr kinase, producing MEEPRRLGGRYELGSVLGRGGMAEVYLAHDTRLGRTVAVKTLRADLARDPSFQARFRREAQSAASLNHPAIVAVYDTGEDYVDGVSIPYIVMEYVDGSTLRELLHSGRRLLPERTLEMTVGILQALEYSHRAQIVHRDIKPANVMLTRNGQVKVMDFGIARAMGDSGMTMTQTAAVIGTAQYLSPEQAKGEQVDARSDLYSTGCLLYELLAVRPPFVGDSPVAVAYQHVREEPQPPSNFDSEITPEMDAIVLKALTKDPDYRYQSADEMRADIEACLDGQPVAATAAMGAAGYGGYDGYHTDQPTAALRPADPNNAQTSMLPPVNPDDGGYGYDDRQGRRRQQKKSNTSTILLVVAGILVLVGAILIGQVIFSPTSDDGQINAPNLVGSTVQEAEKLAARTDVTVKVGAEEPCEEQEKGEICSQDPAADALMDKDGTVTVVVSAGAPKIEIPNVLEKSEDGAREVLEGKGFTVNVTTEESEKTEGTVIEQDPKGGEKAADGAEITITVATQATLDLPDMRTRTYEAAEQQLRGIGFTNISRTDVDSEKPAGEVIEQTPTGPSKQAKGAQIVLKVSKGPAQPEQVAIPGDIGNRPYQDVKAQLEGLGFVVALSQGSVDKPNAKVITSSPAPTTQADKGSTVTLVTIEGGGNGGNGNGGNGGGFIGGLGDD from the coding sequence ATGGAAGAGCCGCGTCGCCTCGGCGGCCGGTACGAGCTGGGCTCGGTGCTCGGCCGTGGTGGCATGGCCGAGGTCTACCTCGCGCACGACACCCGGCTCGGCCGCACCGTAGCTGTGAAGACGCTCCGGGCCGATCTGGCCCGCGACCCGTCCTTCCAGGCCCGGTTCCGCCGTGAGGCCCAGTCGGCCGCCTCGCTCAACCACCCCGCGATCGTCGCCGTGTACGACACCGGCGAAGACTACGTCGACGGGGTCTCCATCCCGTACATCGTGATGGAGTACGTCGACGGGTCGACGCTGAGGGAGCTCCTGCACTCCGGTCGCAGACTGCTCCCCGAGCGCACGCTGGAGATGACGGTCGGCATCCTCCAGGCCCTGGAGTACTCGCACCGCGCCCAGATCGTCCACCGCGACATCAAACCGGCGAACGTCATGCTGACGCGCAACGGCCAGGTCAAGGTCATGGACTTCGGCATCGCCCGCGCCATGGGCGACTCCGGGATGACGATGACGCAGACCGCCGCGGTCATCGGCACCGCCCAGTACCTCTCCCCGGAGCAGGCCAAGGGCGAGCAGGTCGACGCGCGCTCCGACCTGTACTCCACCGGCTGCCTGCTGTACGAGCTGCTCGCCGTGCGACCCCCCTTCGTCGGGGACTCGCCCGTCGCGGTGGCCTACCAGCACGTCCGGGAGGAGCCGCAGCCGCCGAGCAACTTCGACTCCGAGATCACGCCCGAGATGGACGCGATCGTGCTGAAGGCGCTCACCAAGGACCCGGACTACCGCTACCAGTCCGCCGACGAGATGCGCGCCGACATCGAGGCCTGCCTCGACGGCCAGCCGGTCGCGGCCACGGCGGCGATGGGCGCCGCGGGGTACGGGGGCTACGACGGTTACCACACCGACCAGCCCACCGCCGCCCTGCGCCCGGCCGACCCGAACAACGCGCAGACCTCGATGCTGCCCCCGGTCAACCCGGACGACGGCGGCTACGGCTACGACGACCGCCAGGGCCGCCGACGCCAGCAGAAGAAGAGCAACACCTCGACGATCCTGCTGGTCGTCGCGGGCATCCTGGTGCTGGTCGGCGCGATCCTGATCGGCCAGGTGATCTTCTCCCCGACCAGCGACGACGGCCAGATCAACGCCCCGAACCTGGTGGGCTCCACGGTGCAGGAAGCGGAGAAACTCGCGGCCAGAACCGACGTCACCGTGAAGGTCGGCGCCGAGGAGCCGTGCGAGGAGCAGGAGAAGGGCGAGATCTGCTCGCAGGACCCGGCGGCCGACGCACTGATGGACAAGGACGGCACCGTCACGGTCGTCGTCTCCGCCGGAGCGCCGAAGATCGAGATCCCCAACGTCCTGGAGAAGTCCGAGGACGGCGCCCGCGAGGTCCTGGAGGGCAAGGGCTTCACGGTCAACGTCACCACGGAGGAGTCCGAGAAGACCGAGGGCACCGTGATCGAGCAGGACCCCAAGGGCGGCGAGAAGGCCGCGGACGGGGCCGAGATCACCATCACCGTGGCGACCCAGGCGACTCTCGACCTGCCGGACATGCGGACCCGCACGTACGAGGCGGCGGAGCAGCAGTTGCGGGGCATCGGTTTCACCAACATCTCGCGCACCGACGTGGATTCGGAGAAGCCGGCCGGAGAGGTGATCGAGCAGACGCCCACGGGCCCGAGCAAGCAGGCCAAGGGCGCGCAGATCGTCCTGAAGGTCTCCAAGGGCCCGGCGCAGCCGGAGCAGGTCGCGATCCCCGGTGACATCGGCAACAGGCCGTACCAGGACGTGAAGGCCCAGCTCGAAGGGCTCGGCTTCGTGGTCGCGCTCTCCCAGGGTTCGGTCGACAAGCCGAACGCCAAGGTGATCACCAGCAGCCCGGCGCCGACCACCCAGGCGGACAAGGGCAGCACCGTCACCCTCGTGACCATCGAGGGCGGCGGGAACGGCGGGAACGGGAACGGCGGGAACGGCGGGGGCTTCATCGGAGGCCTGGGCGACGACTGA
- a CDS encoding peptidoglycan D,D-transpeptidase FtsI family protein, translating to MNKPLRRVAIFCGLLMLALLIRDNWLQYVRADELTSHKYNRRVEIERYAHERGDIIVDGKAITGSAETEDGDFRYKRVWKDGPLWAPVTGYSSQAFDSSQLENLEDGILTGNDDQLFFDRTLSMFTGEKKRGGNVVTTLNGDAQKAAFKGLGEKKGAVVALDPKSGAILALASTPSYDPSVFAGNSLKDSDNRQKLLKDEDKPMLNRALRETYPPGSTFKVVTAAAALENGLYDDIDAKTDSPLPWTLPQSTTQLQNEGNIPCENATLREALRVSCNTVFGKMSDDLGNKKMIEQTDKFGFNKEVFTPVRADASIYPEDNRPQNAMAGIGQASNRTTPLQMAMVASAIANDGKLMQPYMVAERQAPNLDPVYTHEPEELSRALSGENAQKVQQMMETVVKDGTGTNARIPGVTVGGKTGTAQHGLNNSEKPYAWFISYAKTDSGSPVAVAVVVEDGNANRDDISGGGLAAPIARDVMKAVIDSKK from the coding sequence GTGAACAAGCCCCTGCGCCGGGTGGCGATCTTCTGCGGTCTCCTGATGCTCGCCCTGCTCATCCGGGACAACTGGCTCCAGTACGTCCGCGCCGACGAGCTGACCAGCCACAAGTACAACCGCCGCGTCGAGATCGAGCGGTACGCCCACGAGCGCGGCGACATCATCGTCGACGGCAAGGCGATCACCGGCTCCGCCGAGACCGAGGACGGCGACTTCAGGTACAAGCGGGTATGGAAGGACGGCCCCCTGTGGGCCCCCGTGACCGGCTACTCCTCGCAGGCCTTCGACTCCTCGCAGCTGGAGAACCTGGAGGACGGCATCCTCACCGGCAACGACGACCAGCTGTTCTTCGACCGGACGCTGTCGATGTTCACCGGCGAGAAGAAGCGCGGCGGCAACGTCGTCACCACGCTGAACGGCGATGCCCAGAAGGCCGCCTTCAAGGGGCTCGGCGAGAAGAAGGGCGCGGTGGTCGCCCTCGACCCCAAGAGCGGCGCCATCCTCGCCCTCGCCAGCACCCCGTCCTACGACCCCTCGGTCTTCGCCGGCAACTCGCTCAAGGACTCGGACAACCGGCAGAAGCTCCTGAAGGACGAGGACAAGCCGATGCTCAACCGGGCCTTGCGCGAGACCTACCCCCCGGGCTCCACCTTCAAGGTCGTCACCGCCGCCGCCGCCCTGGAGAACGGGCTCTACGACGACATCGACGCCAAGACGGACTCCCCGCTGCCCTGGACGCTGCCGCAGTCCACCACGCAGCTCCAGAACGAGGGCAACATCCCCTGTGAGAACGCCACGCTGCGTGAGGCCCTGCGGGTGTCGTGCAACACCGTCTTCGGGAAGATGAGCGACGACCTCGGCAACAAGAAGATGATCGAGCAGACGGACAAGTTCGGCTTCAACAAGGAAGTCTTCACGCCCGTCCGCGCCGACGCGAGCATCTACCCCGAGGACAACAGGCCGCAGAACGCGATGGCCGGCATCGGCCAGGCGTCCAACCGCACCACCCCGCTCCAGATGGCCATGGTGGCCTCCGCGATCGCCAACGACGGCAAGCTGATGCAGCCGTACATGGTCGCGGAGCGGCAGGCGCCCAACCTGGACCCGGTCTACACCCACGAGCCCGAAGAGCTCAGCCGCGCGCTCTCGGGTGAGAACGCCCAGAAGGTCCAGCAGATGATGGAGACCGTCGTCAAGGACGGCACGGGAACCAACGCGCGGATCCCCGGCGTCACAGTGGGCGGCAAGACCGGTACGGCACAGCACGGTCTGAACAACAGCGAGAAGCCGTACGCCTGGTTCATCTCGTACGCGAAGACCGACAGCGGCTCACCGGTCGCCGTCGCCGTCGTGGTCGAGGACGGCAACGCCAACCGGGACGACATCTCCGGCGGCGGGCTGGCCGCCCCCATCGCGCGCGACGTGATGAAGGCGGTCATCGACAGCAAGAAGTGA